In one Alkalinema sp. FACHB-956 genomic region, the following are encoded:
- a CDS encoding ATP-binding protein yields the protein MWSSLALGASIVTVGAVAFGSYWVVRDLILDRLKENALLKVQKAEQEIDTWLAGRLGEVTTLANSPASRSQDWTIAEPYLQLEQDRLSDFWMFIWVKPDGSYYTTRNGFATGKNLSDRAYFQTALQGQANVSDMIISRTTGKRQINIAAPIWSFPPANYQQVPADRRESRDRALAAYNFPTEPDQKPTVVGILSGNIAVSHVTNVVNRTQEGKGSYAFALDSQGVPIAHPNSGLLNGISSLLDSPNPDLARIARAMVKNQQNVELMQLDGQWVYVAYSPLQQAKWSVALVIPRANLEQHLHALNVLATMVGGMVLIATLIAIRQIRLFEQTRDRAEQEALLNHQLQETSTQLQDALAYLTAIIDNLADGLLVIDRNGLVSRYNPALCQLFGLGALDIQNQDSRKIFNQALLELIHQANQQPQQVVTAEIPLGGDRLGKAVITQVYKANQSTEPTDADAIATVILIRDITAEKEVDQMKTDFISTVSHELRTPLTSVLGFAKLIKKRLDEVIFPAVPQDEKKMQRAVRQVEDNIDIIVAEGLRLTALINDVLDIAKMEAGKVEWKMEALQVEEIVDRALAATDALFQAKQLELRSVIEPHLPRILGDRDRLIQVVINLLSNAVKFTDQGSVTCEVTRQGDGITIRIIDTGSGIAPEDQQFVFEKFKQVGNTLTDKPKGTGLGLPICKQIVEHHSGRIWVESALGQGSTFAFTLPIAAQDSTQVREMDLKTLVQQLKAQVQPQPAEARSQKQILVVDDEAPIRKLLRQQFEAEGYQVIEAEDGRKAMQQVKTQRPDLIVLDLMMPDMNGFDTAAVLKNDPETMGIPLVILSILAEEERAKRLGDCCLTKPINAELLLQEVESLISQGTSHRKVLVVDENEHTVKTLVEVLKTKGFTVVEAINDAELLEKTATTQPDMVIANAQFWHHSTAVQALKLEKGLENILLLLIADDHHAASES from the coding sequence GTGTGGTCTTCCCTAGCCTTGGGAGCCTCGATCGTGACCGTAGGGGCCGTCGCCTTTGGCAGCTATTGGGTCGTGCGCGATTTGATTTTGGATCGCTTAAAAGAGAATGCATTGCTGAAGGTGCAAAAAGCGGAACAGGAAATTGATACTTGGCTCGCCGGACGCTTGGGAGAAGTGACCACCTTAGCCAACAGTCCAGCCAGCCGATCGCAGGATTGGACGATCGCAGAACCCTATTTGCAATTAGAGCAGGATCGGCTGTCGGATTTTTGGATGTTCATTTGGGTCAAGCCCGATGGCAGTTATTACACGACCCGCAACGGTTTTGCGACTGGAAAAAATCTCAGCGATCGGGCCTACTTCCAAACCGCCCTGCAGGGACAAGCCAACGTGTCGGATATGATTATTTCCCGCACAACGGGGAAGCGACAGATTAATATTGCCGCCCCGATTTGGTCTTTCCCCCCCGCCAATTACCAGCAAGTACCCGCCGATCGCCGGGAAAGCCGCGATCGGGCCCTAGCCGCCTATAACTTCCCCACTGAACCAGACCAGAAGCCAACCGTGGTGGGAATTCTGTCAGGTAATATCGCCGTTTCCCATGTAACCAATGTGGTGAATCGCACCCAGGAAGGCAAGGGAAGCTATGCCTTTGCCTTAGATTCCCAGGGGGTTCCCATTGCCCACCCCAATTCAGGCTTACTGAATGGCATCAGTAGTTTACTGGACTCCCCCAATCCCGATCTGGCACGGATTGCCCGAGCCATGGTGAAGAATCAGCAGAACGTAGAATTGATGCAACTGGATGGGCAATGGGTCTATGTGGCCTATTCACCGTTGCAGCAGGCGAAATGGTCAGTGGCGTTGGTCATTCCCCGCGCTAACTTAGAACAGCATTTGCATGCCCTCAATGTGCTGGCAACCATGGTGGGGGGCATGGTGCTGATTGCAACCCTGATTGCGATTCGGCAAATTCGTCTGTTTGAGCAAACCCGCGATCGGGCAGAACAGGAAGCCCTGTTAAATCACCAACTCCAGGAAACCAGCACCCAGCTTCAGGATGCCCTGGCCTATCTGACAGCGATCATTGATAATTTGGCCGATGGCTTGTTGGTGATTGATCGCAATGGCCTAGTCAGTCGTTACAACCCGGCGCTGTGCCAACTGTTTGGCCTCGGTGCGCTGGATATCCAGAACCAAGACAGTCGGAAAATTTTTAATCAAGCCCTGCTGGAGTTAATTCACCAAGCCAATCAGCAGCCCCAACAGGTTGTGACCGCCGAGATTCCCCTGGGGGGCGATCGCCTGGGCAAAGCCGTGATTACCCAGGTGTATAAAGCTAATCAATCAACAGAGCCAACGGACGCGGATGCGATCGCCACGGTAATTCTGATTCGGGATATTACCGCTGAGAAAGAAGTGGATCAGATGAAAACGGATTTCATTTCCACGGTCTCCCACGAACTGCGCACCCCCCTGACCTCAGTCCTAGGCTTTGCCAAATTGATTAAAAAGCGGCTGGATGAGGTGATCTTTCCTGCAGTGCCCCAGGATGAGAAGAAGATGCAACGGGCCGTGCGCCAAGTGGAAGACAACATCGACATCATTGTGGCAGAAGGGTTACGGCTAACGGCACTGATTAACGACGTGCTCGATATTGCCAAGATGGAAGCGGGCAAAGTGGAATGGAAAATGGAAGCGCTCCAGGTTGAAGAGATTGTCGATCGCGCATTGGCAGCGACAGATGCGTTGTTCCAGGCGAAGCAATTGGAATTGCGATCGGTGATTGAGCCCCATTTACCAAGGATTCTAGGCGATCGCGATCGTTTGATTCAGGTCGTGATTAACCTGCTGTCCAATGCAGTGAAATTCACAGACCAAGGTTCAGTCACCTGCGAAGTCACGCGCCAAGGCGATGGGATTACCATTCGAATTATCGATACCGGGAGCGGCATTGCACCGGAAGATCAACAATTCGTGTTTGAAAAATTCAAGCAGGTGGGCAATACGCTAACGGATAAGCCCAAGGGCACGGGGCTAGGCTTGCCCATTTGTAAGCAAATTGTGGAACATCACAGCGGCAGAATTTGGGTGGAGAGTGCATTGGGCCAAGGCAGCACCTTTGCATTTACCCTCCCGATCGCGGCGCAGGACTCCACCCAAGTGCGGGAAATGGATCTGAAAACGCTGGTGCAACAACTCAAAGCCCAAGTGCAACCACAACCAGCAGAAGCGCGATCGCAAAAACAGATTTTAGTAGTGGATGATGAAGCCCCCATTCGGAAACTACTGCGGCAACAGTTTGAAGCAGAAGGGTACCAGGTCATTGAGGCGGAAGATGGCCGCAAGGCGATGCAGCAGGTGAAAACCCAGCGACCAGATCTGATTGTTTTGGATCTGATGATGCCGGATATGAATGGCTTTGATACGGCAGCGGTGCTCAAAAATGATCCGGAAACGATGGGAATTCCGCTAGTCATTCTCTCGATTTTGGCGGAGGAAGAACGGGCCAAACGATTGGGCGATTGTTGCCTGACGAAGCCGATTAACGCGGAATTATTACTACAGGAAGTCGAATCCCTGATTTCCCAAGGGACGTCGCACCGCAAGGTGTTGGTGGTGGATGAAAACGAACATACGGTAAAAACGCTGGTGGAAGTGTTAAAAACGAAGGGATTTACCGTGGTGGAGGCCATTAACGATGCGGAATTGCTGGAAAAAACAGCCACAACGCAGCCGGATATGGTGATTGCCAATGCCCAGTTCTGGCATCATTCCACGGCGGTACAAGCGTTGAAACTGGAAAAGGGACTCGAAAACATTCTCCTGCTGTTGATTGCGGATGACCACCATGCTGCCTCTGAATCTTAA
- a CDS encoding adenylate/guanylate cyclase domain-containing protein, whose translation MLPLNLKRLLSKKDTIALIHQMVAIVPTPIAICDAAGNVLVGEGSAASGQNYPVTVEGTEIGCVKGHPQAQAIANLLNYLASKELEKRTLAQETLDRYKEITLLYDLSDKISANLDLPKVAELVLHEAQRLIPGSSGAVILIHPESQQVETIAAFGSLHFAMQPYQGILGKVLHTRNGEIINDVAQDDRADGGETSFSSLIVAPLNRQDQAIGLLCLGSETPITYTAADLKLVNALASQAAAAIENALLQENKVQEARIKSNLERYVPTQLVQAILDSQGEISLAPVRKNISILFSDIRNFTSQCEELPPETIVNHLNEYFTHMVDVIFHHQGTVNKFVGDMIVALFGAPSFPENSEVRAIEAAIAMQRRIQTHPVTWIREHFHTGIGISSGSVIVGNIGSPQHMDYTAIGDQVNTASRLQSLAKGGQILVSRSIYEATRDRFEFKEMGQLTVKGKRNAVDVMEVIYDI comes from the coding sequence ATGCTGCCTCTGAATCTTAAACGTCTCCTCTCTAAAAAAGATACGATCGCGCTGATCCATCAAATGGTTGCGATCGTGCCAACGCCGATCGCGATTTGTGATGCGGCAGGAAACGTGTTAGTCGGCGAGGGGAGTGCTGCATCGGGTCAGAATTATCCAGTTACGGTGGAGGGAACGGAGATCGGCTGCGTGAAGGGTCATCCGCAGGCCCAAGCGATCGCGAATTTACTGAACTACCTGGCCAGTAAGGAACTGGAAAAACGCACCCTGGCCCAGGAAACCCTCGATCGCTACAAAGAAATTACGCTGCTTTACGATCTGTCGGACAAGATCAGTGCCAATTTAGATTTACCGAAGGTGGCGGAGTTGGTGCTGCATGAGGCGCAGCGCTTGATTCCCGGCAGCAGTGGCGCGGTGATTTTAATCCATCCAGAGTCGCAGCAGGTGGAGACGATCGCGGCCTTTGGCTCCTTGCATTTTGCGATGCAGCCCTACCAGGGCATTTTGGGGAAGGTGTTGCATACCCGTAATGGCGAAATTATTAATGATGTGGCGCAGGATGACCGGGCGGATGGCGGCGAAACGAGTTTTAGTTCGTTGATTGTGGCTCCGTTAAATCGACAGGATCAGGCGATCGGGTTGCTGTGCTTGGGCAGCGAGACGCCGATTACCTATACTGCGGCGGATTTGAAGTTGGTGAATGCGTTGGCATCCCAGGCCGCAGCGGCGATCGAAAATGCCTTGTTACAAGAAAACAAGGTCCAGGAAGCCCGGATTAAAAGTAATTTGGAACGCTATGTGCCGACGCAATTGGTACAGGCGATTTTGGATTCCCAGGGGGAGATTTCCCTGGCTCCCGTGCGCAAGAATATTTCCATTTTGTTTTCTGATATTCGCAATTTCACCAGCCAGTGTGAGGAGTTACCCCCGGAAACGATCGTGAATCACTTGAATGAATACTTTACCCACATGGTGGATGTCATTTTCCATCACCAGGGCACGGTCAATAAGTTCGTGGGGGATATGATTGTGGCACTGTTTGGGGCCCCGTCGTTCCCGGAAAATAGCGAAGTACGGGCGATCGAAGCGGCGATCGCGATGCAACGGCGGATTCAAACCCATCCAGTGACTTGGATTCGCGAGCATTTCCATACGGGCATTGGCATTAGTTCGGGCTCGGTGATTGTGGGCAATATCGGTTCGCCGCAGCACATGGACTATACGGCGATCGGAGATCAGGTGAATACAGCGTCGCGGTTGCAATCGTTGGCCAAGGGGGGACAAATTTTGGTCAGTCGCAGTATCTATGAAGCGACGCGCGATCGCTTTGAGTTTAAGGAAATGGGTCAGTTAACGGTGAAGGGTAAACGGAATGCAGTGGATGTGATGGAAGTTATTTATGATATTTAA
- a CDS encoding response regulator — protein MSKKILIVDDEPHIRLLLEQTLEELEDDDVELLTACNGQEALETIQTESPQLVFLDVMMPLLNGFDVCRTVKRELSLSEVYIIMLTAKGQEFDKQQGNAVGADLYMTKPFDPDEVVDKARQVLGLVE, from the coding sequence ATGTCTAAGAAAATTCTGATTGTGGATGATGAACCCCATATTCGGTTATTGCTGGAGCAAACACTGGAGGAATTGGAAGATGATGATGTCGAGCTTTTGACGGCTTGCAATGGCCAGGAAGCGCTGGAAACCATTCAGACAGAGTCCCCGCAGTTGGTCTTTTTGGATGTGATGATGCCGTTGCTGAATGGGTTTGATGTGTGCCGCACGGTGAAGCGGGAGTTGTCGCTGTCGGAGGTGTACATCATTATGCTGACCGCCAAGGGGCAGGAGTTTGATAAGCAGCAGGGTAATGCAGTGGGGGCGGATTTGTACATGACGAAGCCGTTTGATCCCGATGAGGTGGTGGATAAGGCGCGTCAGGTACTGGGGTTGGTGGAATAG
- a CDS encoding DUF2887 domain-containing protein gives MNELGEMEDLSLGVAAMMLTIVSDSEAPEKARMLINQVTQEEPGLPIKQVIIDIVITIITYRLTTLSRKEINVMLGTKLEETRVYKEAREDERNAIALNMLKDNLPVEQISWLTGLTIEQVQQLQSQAEQT, from the coding sequence TTGAACGAGTTGGGCGAAATGGAGGATTTGTCGTTAGGGGTTGCGGCGATGATGTTAACGATCGTGAGTGACTCCGAGGCTCCAGAAAAGGCGAGAATGCTGATTAATCAGGTAACGCAGGAAGAGCCTGGGTTACCTATCAAACAAGTCATAATAGATATAGTGATCACGATTATTACGTACAGGCTTACAACTTTATCGCGAAAGGAAATTAATGTGATGCTAGGAACTAAGCTTGAAGAAACCAGAGTCTACAAAGAAGCAAGGGAAGATGAGCGCAACGCGATCGCCCTGAATATGCTGAAGGATAATCTTCCTGTAGAACAAATCTCGTGGCTGACGGGTCTCACGATCGAACAAGTTCAGCAGTTACAATCCCAAGCAGAGCAAACGTAA